Proteins found in one Cinclus cinclus chromosome 8, bCinCin1.1, whole genome shotgun sequence genomic segment:
- the EFCAB7 gene encoding EF-hand calcium-binding domain-containing protein 7 encodes MASTPGNQKATHLENSQGKKSQHAEEAIFYMNCRAAYLTVLKSSLENIKSKEQLSLVLQQAGRNPSQKTINKYWTSQTTSLNFDDFCAILKKEKPATKNELLEAFGKLDTNKAGYILHDELCKILTTRGDKMTWEEVTSIIKQADFNCSGKLDYNKFCKLYLTTSEQCCKAARDRLEMDPKLRQQHFGNQTENFSEGISLPGSKPSPRVSRKTDHKLPKADSRAPSRPSSAQSNKASTSSTVTVGASSSRNTKLIIEPDTMKEWQRAQCKGCFYLEEDGEIISHKYRLHLAQRSALCVTIKPFHIPQAEGKSCHWLSVDTALFILKENETQENLQLVSFTELQNKEMFGWRGELGAGIYWLLPFTTGCRLRKEKTQISGEAKLVWRDEDGELALTKEFQAALLDIFETIDLDGNGLLSLEEYNFFELRTSGEKCDQEAWAVCKENFEMKKNELTRQGFLDLNLMEANDRDGDPWDLWVTLLSLGYNKALEMTEACPFVIDLCAERCKPRIKAISLEAGGSQLSRALCRSVVNKGEAKVLDGSENIFIYTYRSGSRITSVIENKSENKVIIHVNNEQSKNCLNNRGLTVFAVEVAPKSMMVSQHVMALNEQEEWIYSCVHSLVC; translated from the exons ATGGCCAGCACTCCTGGGAATCAGAAAGCCACACACTTGGAAAATTCCCAAGGGAAGAAGTCCCAGCATGCAGAAGAAGCCATCTTTTACATGAACTGCAGAGCAGCTTATCTGACTGTCTTAAAAAGCAGCTTAGAAAACATTAAATCAAAAGAACAACTCAGTTTAG TACTTCAACAGGctggaagaaatccttctcAGAAGACCATTAACAAATACTGGACTTCACAAACAACTTCACTGAATTTTGATGATTTTtgtgccattttaaaaaaagaaaagccagctACAAAAAATGAACTTCTGGAGGCATTTGGAAAACTAGACACAAATAAGGCTGGATATATTTTACATGATGAACTTTGTAAAATTCTTACAACA agaGGTGATAAAATGACCTGGGAGGAAGTGACCAGCATTATTAAACAAGCTGATTTCAACTGCAGTGGCAAGCTTGACTACAACAAG tTCTGTAAGCTGTACCTGACCACCAGTGAGCAGTGCTGCAAAGCTGCAAGGGACAGGCTGGAAATGGATCCCAAATTGAGgcagcagcactttgggaatcAAACTGAAAATTTCTCTGAAGGGATCTCACTGCCAGGGTCAAAACCATCCCCAAGGGTCTCCAGGAAAACTGATCACAAACTGCCTAAAG CTGACAGCAGAGCTCCTTCAAGACCTTCATCAGCTCAAAGCAACAAAGCTTCCACCTCCAGCACTGTCACTGtgggtgccagcagcagcaggaacaccaAGCTAATTATTGAGCCTGACACAATGAAG GAATGGCAACGTGCACAATGCAAAGGCTGCTTCTACCTGGAGGAAGATGGGGAAATCATCAGTCACAAGTACAGGCTGCACTTAGCCCAAAGATCTGCACTTTGTGTCACCATCAAACCCTTCCATATTCCCCAGGCAGAAG ggaAATCTTGTCACTGGTTGTCAGTGGACACAGCTTTGTTtattctgaaggaaaatgaaaccCAAGAGAATCTACAGCTTGTGAGCTTTACTGAACTCCAAAACAAAGAG ATGtttggctggagaggggagCTTGGAGCTGGGATTTACTGGCTGCTCCCTTTCACAACTGGCTGCAggctgagaaaggaaaaaacccaaatttctGGAGAAGCCAAACTGGTGTGGAGGGATGAAGATGGAGAGCTGGCTCTTACCAAAGAATTCCA agCTGCTTTGTTGGATATATTTGAAACAATTGATTTGGATGGGAATGGCCTCCTGAGTCTGGAGGAATACAACTTCTTTGAGCTGAGGACTAGTGGGGAGAAATGTGATCAGGAAGCCTGGGCTGTGTGTAAGG aaaattttgaGATGAAGAAGAACGAGCTAACAAGACAAGGATTTCTGGATTTGAATCTCATGGAAGCCAACGACCGGGATGGGGATCCTTGGGACCTTTGGGTCACTTTGTTGTCCCTTGGCTACAACAAAGCTTTAGAAATGACAGAG GCCTGCCCCTTTGTCATTGACTTGTGTGCAGAGAGGTGCAAGCCCAGAATTAAAGCCATTTCTCTGGAGGCAGGgggctcccagctcagcagggctctCTGCAGGTCTGTGGTTAATAAAGGAGAGGCCAAAGTTCTGGATGGCTCTGAGAACATCTTCATCTACACCTACAGATCAGGCAGCAGAATCACCTCTGTGATTGAAAATAAG
- the ITGB3BP gene encoding centromere protein R encodes MSVKRALNLDSVKKDDPPDATPQKAKRINLGPYSPTTGTCQMSPFSSPMSHRAHSASSAPAEGDGNEPSNSKSKLSRRGQPQTEHDVYLQLHSQVRDSLPRILKLRANLTSLKALEGSRELENILGTSHSSCVLSAELQKTQELVSQAEKLQLLKANHGEVSAREHMQAAGSAAFLTSLLDTRKEPLDLLLALPSTEAQPE; translated from the exons ATGTC GGTTAAGAGAGCATTGAATTTGGACTCTGTTAAAAAAGATGAT ccACCTGATGCAACCCCCCAGAAGGCCAAAAGGATCAATCTGGGTCCCTACTCCCCAACCACAGGCACCTGCCAGATGAGtcccttctcctctcccatGAGCCACAGGGcacacagtgccagcagtgccccagCAGAGG GAGATGGGAATGAGCCGAGCAATTCCAAGAGCAAATTATCCAGGAGAGGGCAGCCTCAAACAGAGCACGATGT GTACCTGCAGCTGCACTCACAAGTGAGAGATTCCTTGCCCAGAATTCTGAAACTAAGAGCAAATCTGACAAGCCTGAAG GCTTTGGAGGGCAGTAGAGAGCTGGAAAATATCCTCGGGACCTCGCACTCTTCCTGTGTCCTGAGTGCTGAACTGCAGAAAACGCAAGAGCTGG TGAGTCAAGCAGAAAAACTGCAGCTGTTGAAAGCTAACCATGGAGAAGTCTCTGCCCGAG AGCACATGCAGGCTGCCGGGAGCGCTGCCTTCCTGACCTCACTCCTGGACACAAGGAAGGAGCCCCTGGACCTGCTCCTGGCCTTGCCCAGCACCGAGGCACAGCCAGAGTGA